Below is a window of Pleurodeles waltl isolate 20211129_DDA chromosome 4_1, aPleWal1.hap1.20221129, whole genome shotgun sequence DNA.
gagaaggtttgggcctgccatgtgggtgaacttgccaggtcaaaaCGGCATTATAAAtttcacacataggctctgcagtggcaggcctgagacatgtttaatgggcTACTGTAGTAGGTGGAACAATCACTGCTGGAGGTCCactagtactatttaatttacagtccctgggcacccatagcgcactttactagggattacaagtaaattaaatatgccaattgtggataagcacttataaacattttttaaagtatagAACATCTGACCTGAAGCACTAGTTAGCAGTTGCCAAATGCAcattcctaaatccagcaaaaacaaagtcaacaaaacaggaggtcagaaggcacaaACGTTGGTGGAAACCATGACAAGGATGCTTGGTCTAACGATGACATCCAAGTCTTTTCTCATTTTCACACATATTTCCGTGTGTACTACTATCTAAATCATTAAGAGAACTACAGGCCAGGGTTCTTCAACCTAGTGCTGTTTATTAAGGTAAATTGCTTAGCTTCAGTTCTTCGTTTTTGAAAGGAAACTACAAGTAAGCTCTTTGGCACTTTGTATACCTCCCACATTCGAAATTTGGTTTCTATGAACGTGAATTACATGCGAGCTTCTGTAGAAGTAAATCCAGTTGCCAGAGGGAAAGTTCAAACTATTTTAAGCTCCTCACAGTGTTCTGAATCATGAGTAAGAATAATTTGTTCAATACATTTTTGACAACATGCTCCCAGAGCTAGAAAACCCCACAACACTGGTACAAGAGGTACAAGAGGCTTGTGATACCCATCACCTTTTTAATATGTATTGAGACTTGTCAAATATTTGACAAGTCAGTTTAAAATACAATGCTTGATCATTTTTTATTGGACTAGGCATCTCTTTCAAGTAGTCATTTCAGACTGGCTCTACAGATCTCCACACTAATGAAGGACATTCAAGTTTGAACACTCCCACTCCACATAAAATCACCcacatttttctttgtctttgacCTCATTATGCATGTGCACTTTCATTTATATCAAAGAAGCATCCAATAGTGGATATACCCCATGGGACCGTATGTAAGTGTGATAGTACAATCAGGCCAATTGAACTTAACTAAGACAACGAGTCCTAGGATGCACTAATTTGGTAAAATAGAAATCCAACATTCGAAATAAGTTGTACTTGTGAAATGCATTGACATTTTATCTCTGGTCAGCATCTCATCAATTGTACTGAGTGACAACTAATGTCCATTAAATTACTAAAATGTCTAATTTTCATATATATGGAATCCAGGTCATTAGGCACAtcacactgtatatcactttttctTTTCATGAATTCCTAATTCGAATAATTGTTGATTGATCAGTGAATGCCATTCCTCTTAATCACTTTTTTCACAATGACTATAATCAGGGCCTCCTTTACCTCCTTGTTCCGCAGGCTGTAGATCCATGGATTCAGCATGGGGATCACCACAGTATAGAACAAACTAACAACCTTGTCTTGATCGAGTGAATAGATAGATGAGGGGCGGAGGTAAGTGAAGAGGGAAGTACCAAAGTACAAGGTCACACCTGTGAAATGAGGTGCGCATGTAGAGAAAACTCGGTGTCTCCCCTCTGAGGAGCGCATCTTGAAGATGGTTGAGATAATTGAAAAGTAGGAGAAGAGAATTACAAAAAGAGAAGCAAATATAATGAACCCAATACATATAATCAATACCACCTCATTGGTGAAAGTGTCTGTGCATGACATTTTGAGCAATGGAGGAAAGTCACAACAGAAATGATGAAtttcccattgacaaaaggatagTCGGAAAGTACATCCTGTCTCGATCACAGAGTGCCCAATTCCTAATGCATACACACCAGTCACCAGCCAGAAGCAATACGTATTGGTCATGATAGTTGCATAGTGAAGTGGCTGACACACAGCGACATAGCGATCATAAGCCATAACAGTCAGTAGGAATGCCTCCATGGTGCCACAGGTGCAATAAACAATAAGTTGCAGCACACACCCACTGGCAGAAATCCTCTTCTTTAGGCAAAGCAGATCAACCAGCATTTTAGGGGCAATAGCAGAGCTGTAGCATAGATCCACAAATGACAGGTGGCCCAGAAAGAAGTACATGGGTGTGTGCAAGCGGGGAGCCATTTTAATTAATGTAATTATGCCAGTATTGCCCAGCACTGTGATGATATAAACTACAGAAAAGAATATAAAGAGAGGAGCTTTTAGTGCAGGGTTTTCTGTCAGTCCTATGAGAAAGAATTCTTTAGGCAGGGTCCGGTTTCTGATTTCCATATTCCAAAATATTATGTCCTGAAAAAGGATGGCACAAGGTTAGAAGTAGAACTATGAATTAATGAGATACATATATTATTCCTCTGTCATATTCCTCCTTTTTCATACTCCATTCCTCCCTCCTGTGATATCTGTCTTGTCTGAAGTGCATGAATTATGATTGGGCcttacagtctctgaagtggaacaGTCTTGAAGAATTTCACTTCACACTGGTTAAGGCTTGTCTAAAACAGATtatcatttgttccaccagtatcCCGAGCACGACACCTAAAGAACTCCTGGCTATCAAAAAACTTTACTTTTTCCAGCTTGTTGAACAAAAAGACCAGCATTtgaatgctatttttaatgttatttcctcACACCACATACACAAAACTATAAATAATAAGTAGGAATAGTAGATAAAAATGTAATGCATTTGCTACAGAGCACACTGGCTACAAAATGATAAGTAGAATAGAAGTATAGTTTTTAAAATCCAGTCATGTGTTTGTGAACGAGTACAGTTTGCTTAACACACAATCACCATTCTGTGGTCTTAAAACAAGGAAAAGGCTCCGTGAAGCTGGGCTTCATGGATCTGTGTATATCTTGGCCCTACTCACTTTATGTTTTTTGGCTGAGCAGCTTGCACTCCCCAAACTTTTCCTAAAAGAGAATGTTTTTTTAATAGCAGCATCTCGTATTTTAAGGAACATAGGTTTCTTTAAAAAGTTTCCCATTTCATAATGCACACCCAGTGTTTGTGGCTTGTTGTTCCTTCCAGGCTGCCAACCAAGCAAATAGTGACCTGCACAATCAATATTCATTAGACAAGTTCTTCTATGACCCCAACTGATAGGAGATTTTAGGATGCTACGTATTAGTACAGAGGTCACATCTCAAAACCAGAGACAGCTTGCTAAACGTTGGTGTTCAATAATTTGCAACCTCTTTTTGTGGCCTGTCTTTTGGTACATCAAGCCCAAGGACTCAAGAGGAATCATACAGAAAGAAGTTTAGAAAGTAACAGCAGTcaagtactaatctttggcaatagcagcaataCATGGAATGGCTAGGAGCCATCAGACctgggacccacacccactccctccgagcATGCCAGAAATCTCAGAATCATCATTGGCAACAAGCTTGCCATGAAATCAGAGATCAATGCTATCTctgctgcttcctcactttgcacatgctatgtaagatcttcaagtggctacccctacatacAAGACGCACCGTGACACagcccctcatcaccagccaactggactacagcaatgccctctatgtaggaatcgctgcacaccttctacagagacttcagaccatacaaaacACCTCAGCCGTGCTTATCCTCGGCCTTTCCTGACGAACCCACATGACAACAAACtgttgacccacgcacacaaggctctacacaaccaaggacccacttaCATTAACcttcacctgaacttccaccaaccatcgagaagactacgctctgtctccttttcacttgcccatactccccgcatctacagaatcagaagtggaggacgctccttctctcacatcacagcaaaaacctggaacagcctcctcaCACACACCCGGAACATCACCTCACCTTCCAGAATTCCGAaaagccctcaagacctggctgttcgaataagcctggATACCCTATAGAGTGAtgagccacgctttataaatcctgattgactggCTGACTGAAAGCTGCAGAGTCAGAAAACGTCATAATTTGAGAACTGAGTATCAtttatcaaggggcatatttatactccgtttgcgccgaaattgcgtcgttttttttacgcaatttcgacgcaaaactaactccatatttatactttggcgttagacgcgtctagcgccaaagtccatggagttagcgtcattttttagcgtggacacctactttgcgttaattatatgcaaggtaggcgttcccgtctaaaaaatcgactccgaggcatgtgcgtgggatttatactcccgggcaaaaatcacgcccgggagtgggcgggtcaaaaaaaattacgtacggccgcttttgcgccgttttttagcgcctgcaaaaggcaggcgttaagggacctgtgggatctgaaggagcccagaggtgccacccatgcccccagggacaccccatgtcacccatgcccaccccaggaggacacccaaggctggagggacccatcccagggacattaaggtaagttcaggtaagtgttttttttgtgttttttttgtggcataggagggcctgatttgtgcccccctacatgccactatgcccaatgaccatgcccaggggacagaagtcccctgggcatggccattgggcaagggggcatgactcctgtctttgctaagacaggagtaatttctatgggggttgggagtgaaaacaaatggcgcaaatcgggttgaggcgaaaaaattgccttttgagtttgagaaggcctcgtaagaaaggggagagtctcccctttcttacgaggccttttcaaagtgtttcctggcccccgatcgcagcacagctgcgatcgggggccaggaaacaccactagacgccagggatttcactttgggggggcggccccctcggaaaacgggccgcccccccccgggggcataattaattaaaaaaaaaaaggtaggtgccccctgggggggggagggggtggcgcgatcgcgccccccccccaggggattgttttttttttttttaaataaaaataaaaaataaataaaatgacaggggatcgcccgtgggcagggtgaccccctgtgggggcaattttttttttagatgttgtagggtttccctgggggccattttggcccccaaggaaaccatacaacaactaaaaaaaatagatctatatatagatctatatttatatatctatgtagatagatatatctatgtacatggatatatctatagatatatccatgtacatagagatatatatatatatatatagaggtagatctatatataccaaagagatttataaagtgtgctactcacctgtgagggtctcaaggcgcttgggggggggcggggggagggaaaggggctgggaggttcactgttcgaaaagccaggttttgaggcccttcctgaaaagaagtaggttttgggtcttgcgaaggtgggttgtgagggcgttccaggttttgggtgcaaggtaggagaaggatctgcccccggtggtggtgtgtttgatgcgggggacagaggcgagagagaggtcagctgagcggacgtttcgtgtgggggtgtggaaggtgactctcgttgaggtaggcagggcctgtgttgtggagtgatttgtgtgcgaggatgaggatcttgaaggtgatccttttgtcaatggggagccagtggagggatttgaggtgtggagagatgtgttcgtgtcggcggaggtcgaggatgagtcgtgctgctgagttctagatgcgtgtagtttgcgcttgagttttagagtggtgccggcgtagagggcgtttccgtaatcaagcctgctgctgatgtgtgagtgagtgacagtttttctggtctctgtggggatccatttgaatgtttttcagtatacggagtgtgttgaagcatgaggaggtgagagcgttgatttgttgggtcatcgagagggaggagtctaggatgatgctgaggttgcgtgcgtggttggcgggggtgggtgcagggcctagcgtggtgggccaccatgaggggtcccaggtgtttttgtgtgggccaaagaggattatttcggttttgcttgagttgagtttcaggtgattggctgtcatatatatatcacttttgtcaatatgtgtgtggtttccctggggggaaaagtgtccgacttgtctagtggcagttttagtgccataaagaagcgcagaaggtttatatgcctactgcaaagagcaaatctgtattttatgtaaatagctgagtacattagcaaagtctatggagagatgaagggcacttttgctgggtggtaatgagggaatccgaggaggagggagtgggagcaccaataatgattgttggactgggcgcaggaggtgctaaagactgtgacgaatggtatgtgacaaggtgttttttgagtgtcttgaaagtacgtgctgattgagggaagaagcgcaggtaaggtggcctctactgttgcacgtatctcacacaccatcgattttgtgactgtctacgtaggctagtgttttagagcaacagtttagccaatagcagagatggcatcttgatggatgactgctgcctgcactcgggttatagaggaccgctctgacataggatcagagactgagacatcagatactgagacagcatctgagggataggacaatggcgcagactctgggagtgatttttcagtcagaggagtcccattcgataactcctcttccagtacattatgagggaggtgatgaggacagtcctgctgtcccttcgcaagctgtttgtgcaa
It encodes the following:
- the LOC138288477 gene encoding olfactory receptor 5F1-like, whose translation is MEIRNRTLPKEFFLIGLTENPALKAPLFIFFSVVYIITVLGNTGIITLIKMAPRLHTPMYFFLGHLSFVDLCYSSAIAPKMLVDLLCLKKRISASGCVLQLIVYCTCGTMEAFLLTVMAYDRYVAVCQPLHYATIMTNTYCFWLVTGVYALGIGHSVIETGCTFRLSFCQWEIHHFCCDFPPLLKMSCTDTFTNEVVLIICIGFIIFASLFVILFSYFSIISTIFKMRSSEGRHRVFSTCAPHFTGVTLYFGTSLFTYLRPSSIYSLDQDKVVSLFYTVVIPMLNPWIYSLRNKEVKEALIIVIVKKVIKRNGIH